Proteins from one Gossypium raimondii isolate GPD5lz chromosome 8, ASM2569854v1, whole genome shotgun sequence genomic window:
- the LOC105790497 gene encoding 60S ribosomal protein L13a-4: MVSGSGVCAKKVVVDARHHMLGRLASIVAKELLNGQKVVVVRCEEICMSGGLVRQKMKYMRFLRKRMNTKPSHGPIHFRAPAKIFWRTVRGMIPHKTKRGAAALARLKAYEGIPSPYDKIKRMVIPDALKVLRLQKGHKYCLLGRLSSEVGWNHYDTIRELEKKRKERAQVAYERKKQLNKLRVKAEKTAEEKLGSQLDILAPVKY; encoded by the exons ATGGTGTCCGGATCTGGAGTGTGCGCTAAGAAGGTGGTGGTGGATGCCCGCCACCACATGTTGGGGCGGTTGGCTTCGATCGTGGCCAAGGAGCTGCTCAACGGCCAGAAAGTGGTGGTTGTGAGATGCGAGGAGATCTGCATGTCGGGAGGACTCGTTCGacagaagatgaagtacatgAGATTCCTCCGCAAACGGATGAACACTAAACCTTCTCATGGTCCCATCCATTTCCGAGCTCCCGCCAAGATCTTTTGGCGCACTGTTCGCGG AATGATACCTCATAAGACTAAGCGTGGAGCGGCTGCCCTTGCTCGTTTGAAAGCTTATGAGGGAATTCCTTCCCCATATGATAAGATTAAGAGGATGGTCATCCCTGATGCTCTTAA ggTTTTGAGGCTTCAGAAGGGACACAAGTACTGCTTGTTGGGCCGCTTGTCATCTGAGGTTGGATGGAACCATTATGACACAATCAGG GAGCTGGAGAAGAAGAGGAAGGAAAGGGCTCAGGTTGCATATGAGAGGAAGAAGCAGCTGAACAAGCTTAGGGTAAAAGCCGAGAAGACTGCAGAAGAGAAACTCGGCTCTCAACTCGACATCCTTGCCCCAGTTAAGTACTGA
- the LOC105790496 gene encoding vesicle-associated membrane protein 721, which produces MGQQSLIYAFVARGTVVLADYTEFTGNFTGIASQCLQKLPSSNNKFTYNCDGHTFNYLVDNGFTYCVVAIESVGRQVPMAFLERIKEDFTKRYGGGKAAAAPANSLSKEFGPKLKEHMQYCIDHPEEISKIAKVKAQVSEVKGVMMENIEKVLDRGERIELLVDRTENLRSQAQDFRQQGTQMRRKMWLQNMKVKLIVLGILVALILIIVLSVCHGFKCS; this is translated from the exons ATGGGGCAACAATCGTTGATCTACGCCTTCGTGGCACGAGGCACCGTGGTCTTAGCCGACTATACGGAGTTCACCGGAAACTTCACCGGCATAGCTTCTCAGTGTCTCCAGAAACTTCCTTCTTCAAACAACAAGTTCACTTACAACTGCGATGGCCATACCTTTAACTATCTCGTCGATAACGGCTTCA CTTATTGTGTGGTTGCTATTGAATCCGTTGGCAGACAGGTTCCTATGGCATTTCTTGAGAGAATTAAAGAGGATTTCACCAAGAGATATGGTGGAGGAAAAGCTGCAGCTGCCCCTGCAAACAGCCTGAGCAAGGAGTTTgg GCCAAAATTAAAGGAGCATATGCAGTATTGCATTGATCATCCTGAGGAGATCAGTAAGATTGCCAAAGTGAAAGCTCAAGTTTCAGAAGTTAAAGGAGTTATGATGGAAAACATTGAGAAG GTTCTGGACCGTGGTGAGAGAATTGAGCTTCTGGTGGATAGAACAGAAAATCTTCGCTCTCAG GCACAAGATTTCCGGCAGCAGGGAACCCAGATGAGGAGAAAGATGTGGTTACAGAACATGAAGGTAAAGCTTATAGTTCTCGGAATCTTGGTCGCTTTGATCCTCATCATTGTACTGTCTGTTTGTCACGGCTTCAAATGTTCATGA